The following are encoded together in the Thermothelomyces thermophilus ATCC 42464 chromosome 3, complete sequence genome:
- a CDS encoding sugar transporter-like protein (Sugar transporter-like protein) — protein MSPAKDDDAVERVVVIRPNVDKSTALEAAAATEAEHNMGLFKSLKLYRKACLWSIFLSTCIIMEGFDYAFLASLFAYPPFQRKFGVALPDGTYQLTAAWQTGLTNGVLAGQVVGLFANGIIADRFGYRKTLIGALVACIGFIFIIFFAETLVQLLIGEILIGIPWGVFQTLTTTYAAEVCPTHLRAYLTTYVNLCWVIGQFIASGVLRAMLSRDDKWGYKIPFALQWVWPVPLIIGIWLAPESPWWLVRHGRLEEAKRSLARLTTRNSGVPFRPDETVSMMVHTNELEKELLAGTTYADLFKGVNLRRTEIVCMTWMIQTLCGAAFMGYSTYFYQQAGMAIENSFTMSLGQYALGAVGTFTSWFLMQWFGRRTLYLSGQVVMFCLLLTIGCASFAGKDNVAAQWAIGSLLLIYTFTYDATVGPVCYSLVSELTSTRLRTKSVVLARNMFNIMGLVSNIITPRMLNPTEWNWGAKSGFFWAGTCFLSAVWTYFRLPEPKGRTYGELDVLFENRVSARKFKTTAVDDFAGRSSEGVEEKEKALEVEDVVRRVESRPN, from the coding sequence ATGTCTCCCGCAAAGGACGATGACGCCGTGGAGCGGGTGGTCGTAATTCGGCCCAACGTGGACAAGTCGACCGCCCTAGAGGCGGCGGCAGCTACCGAGGCCGAACACAACATGGGGCTCTTCAAGTCGCTCAAGTTGTATCGGAAAGCCTGCCTCTGGTCCATCTTCCTGTCTACCTGCATCATCATGGAAGGCTTTGACTACGCCTTCCTGGCCAGCCTCTTCGCCTACCCGCCCTTCCAACGCAAGTTTGGCGTGGCCCTGCCCGACGGCACCTACCAGCTCACGGCCGCGTGGCAGACTGGCCTGACCAACGGCGTGTTGGCCGGCCAGGTCGTAGGCCTCTTCGCCAACGGCATCATCGCCGACCGCTTCGGGTACCGCAAGACGCTGATCGGTGCCCTTGTGGCCTGTATCGGCTTCATCTTCATCATCTTCTTTGCCGAGACCTTGGTGCAGCTGCTCATCGGCGAGATCCTCATCGGGATCCCCTGGGGCGTCTTCCAGACCCTCACGACCACCTACGCCGCCGAGGTGTGCCCGACCCATCTCCGGGCGTACCTAACGACCTACGTCAACCTGTGCTGGGTCATTGGCCAGTTCATCGCCTCTGGCGTGCTGCGCGCTATGCTCTCGCGCGATGACAAATGGGGCTACAAGATTCCCTTCGCCCTGCAGTGGGTGTGGCCAGTCCCTCTCATCATCGGCATCTGGCTGGCGCCCGAGTCTCCCTGGTGGCTTGTCCGCCACGGACGCCTCGAGGAGGCCAAGCGGTCCCTCGCCCGCCTGACCACGCGAAACTCGGGCGTCCCCTTCCGCCCCGACGAGACGGTGTCGATGATGGTGCACACCAACGAGTTAGAGAAGGAGCTATTGGCCGGCACCACGTACGCGGACCTCTTCAAGGGCGTCAACCTGCGCCGGACCGAGATCGTGTGCATGACGTGGATGATCCAGACGCTCTGCGGCGCCGCGTTCATGGGCTACTCGACCTACTTTTACCAGCAGGCCGGCATGGCGATCGAGAACTCGTTCACCATGTCGCTCGGCCAGTACGCGCTTGGCGCTGTCGGCACATTCACGTCCTGGTTCCTCATGCAGTGGTTCGGGCGCCGGACGCTGTACCTGTCCGGCCAGGTCGTCATGTTCTGCTTGCTCCTCACGATCGGATGCGCCTCCTTCGCCGGCAAGGACAATGTCGCCGCCCAATGGGCCATCGGCTCGCTCCTCCTCATCTACACCTTCACCTACGATGCCACGGTTGGCCCGGTCTGCTACTCCCTCGTCTCAGAGCTGACCTCGACCCGGCTGCGCACCAAGTCCGTCGTGCTCGCGCGGAACATGTTCAACATCATGGGCCTCGTGTCCAACATCATCACCCCGCGAATGCTCAACCCGACCGAGTGGAACTGGGGCGCCAAGTCGGGCTTCTTCTGGGCCGGCACTTGCTTCCTGTCTGCCGTGTGGACATACTTTCGCCTGCCCGAGCCCAAGGGCCGCACCTATGGCGAACTGGACGTGCTGTTTGAGAATCGTGTCAGCGCCCGCAAGTTTAAGACGACTGCCGTGGATGACTTTGCCGGGCGCAGCAGCGAGGGTGtggaagaaaaggaaaaggcgCTAGAGGTGGAGGATGTTGTAAGGCGCGTGGAGAGCAGGCCGAATTAG